The Podospora pseudocomata strain CBS 415.72m chromosome 1 map unlocalized CBS415.72m_1, whole genome shotgun sequence genome has a segment encoding these proteins:
- the RRN3 gene encoding DNA independent RNA polymerase I transcription factor (COG:K; BUSCO:EOG09261660; EggNog:ENOG503NZ4B), with amino-acid sequence MTTNTPLSRLAYAPTVASSPIKPILRKPTASVLGTRSRADDSDGADEEEHPMKRQKKTVVFNENLNMVREISGKSFEDAKREVRQALEGKARGDEQDYDNLKDLFAPSNRNSSPDEDEEDPRHQELLGYVVALTGYVPMLGRSCTGLVRSVLRCSWLDRDENFAKAYIQLLAALSSVQASFFAEILRMMVEKFLETKSSSAVPGFPPVDLETRKKRLHAGIKYLLDLFPAGSKMIIKLVTSKFPYTDEPKAVHMSYIDHLLRLKTSRPDLERDIMELILAQLVKLDVEMTLDLENDEDDTTRAVMRSIQTDAKDDQEDDESDDESVMSDDDDLPEETKRVIKIKNKLETLDAIMDLVFSIYDPIFEKPDSDEAVACFENLLSDFKNVILPHLKSRHTQYLLFKFAMKSDQLMEMFLGLLLSVAFSSTEAPVIKQAAAAYLASFTARGARVQSHTVQLIVSCLLDYIDYYRETHRHCRGPDVRRYSLYYASFQGLLYIFCFRWRDLLDQGALPDNVDWDDPASFLGQDLPWMPDLKKRMHANIASKLNPLKCCSPVIVEEFAQLAHHLGLMYIYPQIEKNKSIHLSQFYTGSYAQGGALRDTGFEFDNEKWTHLEACFPFDPFQLPIARRWLDLENNYVTWSPISVLRKQGGEATDEDEEEEDSDEEGSEEESEMGEEELEDREELFEEDTATDDERAD; translated from the exons ATGACGACCAATACCCCCCTCTCGCGCCTGGCCTATGCGCCAACTGTGGCTTCGTCGCCAATCAAGCCGATCCTGAGAAAACCAACAGCATCCGTACTGGGCACACGATCCCGCGCCGACGATTCAGATGgagccgatgaggaggagcaccCTATGAAaaggcagaagaagacggtcGTTTTCAATGAGAACTTGAATATGGTTAGGGAGATCAGCGGCAAGAGCTTTGAAGACGCCAAGCGTGAGGTCAGACAGGCCCTCGAGGGCAAGGCCCGCGGTGACGAACAAGACTacgacaacctcaaggacCTGTTTGCGCCGAGCAACAGGAACAGCAGtcccgacgaggatgaggaggacccAAGGCACCAGGAGCTGTTGGGTTACGTGGTCGCCTTGACTGGCTATGTACCGATGCTTGGGCGTTCATGCACAGGTCTTGTTCGAAGTGTTCTTCGGTGCTCTTGGCTTGATAGGGACGAGAACTTCGCCAAGGCCTATATTCAGCTGCTGGCTGCGCTTTCGTCAGTGCAAGCGTCGTTTTTCGCCGAGATTCTCAGGATGATGGTTGAAAAGTTCCTCGAGACGAAGAGTTCCTCGGCTGTGCCTGGATTCCCGCCTGTTGACTtggagacgaggaagaagcggCTGCATGCTGGAATCAAGTACTTGCTGGATCTGTTTCCGGCGGGGTCCAAGATGATTATCAAGCTTGTTACCTCCAAGTTTCCCTACACAGATGAGCCTAAGGCGGTCCACATGTCGTACATCGATCATCTTCTGCGACTCAAGACCTCCCGCCCCGATCTGGAACGAGATATCATGGAGCTCATCCTCGCGCAGCTGGTGAAGCTTGATGTGGAGATGACACTCGATCTCGAaaacgatgaagatgataCCACGAGGGCGGTAATGCGATCAATCCAGACTGATGCCAAGGATGAccaggaggatgacgaaAGCGACGACGAGTCGGTGATgagcgatgacgatgatCTGCCCGAGGAGACAAAGCGGGTGATAAAAATCAAGAACAAGCTGGAGACACTAGATGCGATCATGGACCTTGTGTTTTCCATCTACGATCCCATCTTTGAGAAACCGGACAGCGATGAGGCTGTGGCGTGTTTCGAGAATCTTTTGAGCGATTTCAAGAATGTCATTCTGCCG CATCTCAAATCCCGCCATACGCAGTACTTGCTGTTCAAGTTTGCCATGAAGTCTGATCAACTCATGGAGATGTTTCTTGGCCTGCTACTCTCTGTTGC ATTCTCCTCCACCGAGGCGCCAGTCATCAAACAGGCTGCGGCAGCGTATCTCGCAAGCTTTACTGCTCGTGGTGCCAGAGTTCAGAGCCACACTGTGCAGCTGATtgtgtcttgtcttttggaCTACATTGACTACTATCGGGAGACGCACAGGCACTGTCGTGGTCCGGACGTGCGGCGGTACTCATTATACTA CGCCTCTTTCCAAGGGCTGCTCTACATCTTTTGCTTCCGGTGGAGAGATCTCCTCGACCAGGGTGCACTCCCAGACAACGTTGACTGGGACGATCCGGCGTCGTTCCTCGGACAAGATCTGCCCTGGATGCCAGATCTCAAAAAGAGAATGCACGCCAATATTGCCAGCAAGCTCAAT CCCCTCAAATGCTGCTCCCCCGTCATCGTCGAAGAATTCGCCCAACTTGCTCACCACCTTGGGCTGATGTACATCTACCCCCAAATcgaaaaaaacaagagcATCCACCTCTCGCAGTTTTACACTGGGAGTTATGCCCAAGGCGGCGCGCTGAGGGACACGGGGTTTGAGTTTGATAATGAGAAGTGGACGCATTTGGAGGCTTGTTTCCCGTTTGATCCATTTCAGCTGCCTATCGCGAGAAGGTGGTTAGATCTGGAGAATAACTATGTTACTTGGTCGCCGATTAGTGTGTTGAGGAAGCAGGGGGGGGAGGCtactgatgaggatgaagaggaggaggatagtgatgaggaggggagtgaggaggagagtgagatgggggaggaggagttggaggatagggaggagttgtttgaggaggataCGGCTACTGATGATGAGAGGGCGGATTAA
- the HAP3 gene encoding transcriptional activator hap3 (COG:K; EggNog:ENOG503P23V): MSDSPQSNSKDVEHGAPSPEDEAQMNDPQDPLSSGHAYEFDVKEQDRWLPIANVARIMKNALPENAKIAKEAKECMQECVSEFISFITSEASEKCHQEKRKTVNGEDILFAMTSLGFENYAEALKIYLSKYREQQSTSNRDGQQNRPNSQGYGAPGQSNPGGGFAGGDLGGQPEGADAQGYNIYGAQPGHNGAPGEY; this comes from the exons ATGTCCGACTCCCCCCAATCCAATTCAAAGGACGTTGAACATGGTGCACCGTCACCCGAGGACGAAGCACAAATGAACGACCCTCAGGACCCACTCTCGAGCGGCCACGCCTATGAGTTTGATGTTAAAGAGCAAGACAGATGGTTACCCATAGCCAATG TCGCCCGCATCATGAAGAATGCGCTCCCCGAGAATGCCAAAATAGCCAAGGAGGCGAAGGAGTGCATGCAAGAGTGCGTTAGCGAGTTCATCTCGTTCATTACAAGCGAGG CTTCGGAAAAATGCCAccaagagaaaaggaagacgGTGAACGGCGAGGATATTCTGTTTGCCATGACGTCTCTTGGGTTTGAGAACTACGCCGAAGCACTCAAGATTTACTTGTCCAAGTACAGAGAG cagcagtcgACATCAAACCGCGACGGCCAACAAAACAGACCAAACAGCCAGGGTTACGGTGCGCCAGGCCAGTCGAATCCTGGCGGCGGCTTCGCCGGTGGTGATCTCGGAGGCCAGCCAGAGGGCGCTGATGCTCAAGGCTACAACATCTACGGAGCTCAGCCAGGTCACAACGGTGCACCTGGGGAGTATTAA
- the GIM4 gene encoding Cochaperone prefoldin complex subunit (COG:O; EggNog:ENOG503P3X9): MINGVLVERTVKDVIPALQTNAEGLKKVLDDLVKQYKTKQDELEKWKESSKDEGLDDTARNGKLLRSPLWQDTSRAL; this comes from the exons ATGATCAACGGAGTGCTGGTGGAACGGACCGTCAAGGATGTGATCCCTGCGTTGCAAACAAAcgcggaggggttgaagaaggtaTTGGACGACTTGGTCAAGCAGTACAAGACCAAACaagatgagctggagaagtGGAAG GAGTCCTCGAAGGATGAAGGGCTTGACGACACGGCACGCAATGGCAAGCTCCTGAGGTCGCCCCTCTGGCAAGACACCTCAAGAGCCTTGTGA